In Halovulum dunhuangense, one genomic interval encodes:
- a CDS encoding glutathione S-transferase N-terminal domain-containing protein: MTRPIIYHIPVCPFSQRIEILLELKGLRDAVEFRVIDITVPRPDWLLEKTRGTTALPVLETPAGGILKESIVILEYIEALFPSPPIARTDPYERAVERLMITREGPFGVAGYRMVMNRDRARTDGLRDALLSEYRWLNDFLEDRNPGGLFLFDSYGMAELVYTSLMMRFWFLDYYEGFTLPETPDYARVRRWRDACLEHPAAQQVGFEQIVKLYYDYAVGSGNGALPEGRQVSSFAFEPDWRNRPMPPRDKYDRIASDTELGLA, encoded by the coding sequence GTGACCCGTCCGATCATCTATCACATCCCCGTCTGCCCGTTTTCGCAGCGCATCGAGATCCTGCTGGAACTGAAGGGCCTGCGCGACGCGGTGGAGTTCCGGGTCATAGACATCACGGTGCCGCGCCCGGACTGGCTGCTGGAAAAGACCCGGGGCACGACGGCGCTGCCGGTGCTGGAGACGCCCGCGGGCGGCATCCTGAAGGAAAGCATCGTCATTCTTGAATATATCGAGGCGCTTTTCCCGAGCCCGCCGATTGCGCGGACCGATCCCTACGAGCGTGCGGTCGAGCGGTTGATGATCACCCGCGAGGGGCCGTTCGGCGTGGCCGGCTACCGCATGGTGATGAACCGCGACCGCGCCCGCACAGACGGCCTGCGCGACGCGCTGCTGTCGGAATACCGCTGGCTGAACGACTTCCTGGAAGACCGCAATCCCGGCGGGCTGTTCCTGTTCGACAGCTACGGGATGGCCGAGCTGGTCTATACCTCGCTGATGATGCGGTTCTGGTTTCTCGACTACTACGAGGGTTTCACGCTGCCCGAGACGCCCGACTACGCCCGCGTCCGGCGGTGGCGCGACGCCTGTCTGGAACACCCGGCGGCGCAGCAGGTCGGTTTCGAGCAGATCGTGAAGCTGTACTACGACTACGCCGTGGGTTCGGGGAACGGCGCCCTGCCCGAGGGGCGGCAGGTATCGAGCTTTGCCTTCGAGCCGGACTGGCGGAACCGCCCGATGCCGCCCCGGGACAAGTACGACCGCATCGCATCGGATACCGAACTGGGGCTGGCATAG
- a CDS encoding SDR family NAD(P)-dependent oxidoreductase: MKITPDPNLRILLIGASGGIGAAMADALQGTRLATLSRSADGLDVTDEASVAAAAARLEGPFDLIFDATGALEIGGHGPEKALAQIDPQAMAAQFALNAIGPALLLKHFGPHLRREGRAVFATLSARVGSIGDNRLGGWISYRAAKAALNQIVRTAAIELARRNRETIVVALHPGTVQTDLTRKYLGRHPAVTPEEAAQNLLKVLAGLTPAQNGGFFDYAGKDIPW; the protein is encoded by the coding sequence ATGAAGATCACACCCGACCCCAATCTCCGCATCCTTCTGATCGGTGCCTCCGGCGGCATCGGCGCAGCTATGGCGGACGCCTTGCAGGGCACGCGCCTGGCAACGCTCAGCCGCTCCGCCGACGGGCTCGACGTCACCGACGAGGCGTCGGTCGCCGCTGCAGCCGCGCGGCTGGAGGGGCCTTTCGACCTGATCTTCGACGCGACCGGCGCGCTCGAGATCGGTGGCCACGGTCCCGAGAAGGCGCTTGCGCAGATCGACCCGCAGGCGATGGCCGCCCAGTTCGCGCTGAACGCCATCGGCCCCGCGCTGCTGCTCAAGCATTTCGGCCCCCATCTGCGGCGCGAGGGCAGGGCGGTCTTCGCCACGCTCTCGGCGCGCGTCGGCTCCATCGGGGACAACCGGCTGGGCGGCTGGATCAGCTACCGCGCGGCCAAGGCGGCGCTGAACCAGATCGTGCGCACCGCCGCGATAGAACTCGCGCGCCGCAACCGCGAAACCATCGTCGTTGCGCTGCACCCCGGCACCGTGCAGACCGACCTGACCCGCAAGTATCTGGGCCGCCACCCCGCCGTCACGCCGGAAGAGGCCGCGCAGAACCTGCTCAAGGTGCTCGCAGGCCTCACGCCCGCGCAGAATGGCGGCTTCTTCGACTACGCCGGCAAGGATATCCCGTGGTAG
- a CDS encoding cryptochrome/photolyase family protein — MVAPRLVLVLGDQLSPGLSALRAADKAHDVVVMAEVRAEAGYVRHHRKKIAFLFAAMRHFAETLRAEGWRVAYGRYDDPETAGSIPAELVRRAAEYGVETAIATECGEWRLRAALAECPVPVEVQADDRFLCPREDFAAWARGRKQLRMEYFYRDMRRRTGLLMEGDDPAGGQWNYDHDNRKPADRDLFMPAPPRFEPDAITEEVLDVVEKHFPDHPGDLRPFWFAVTPDQAQAAADAFFRAALPHFGDYQDAMLRGEKFLYHSVLSAYLNAGLLDPLDLCRRAEAEWRAGRAPLNAVEGYVRQILGWREYVRGIYDLEGPDYVSRNHLDARRDLPAFYWNPDATDMACVKAAVAQTMEEAYAHHIQRLMVTGTFALIAGVDPHQLHEWYLAVYADAYEWVEAPNVIGMSQFADGGLLGSKPYAASGAYVDRMSDHCATCAYLVKVKRGKGACPFNPLYWDFLNRNREKLARNPRMAQMYRTWDRMSDENRAGTLDSAADILARLDRGARV; from the coding sequence GTGGTAGCCCCCCGCCTCGTGCTCGTTCTGGGCGACCAGCTCTCGCCGGGACTCTCTGCACTGCGCGCCGCCGACAAGGCGCACGACGTGGTGGTCATGGCCGAGGTGCGGGCAGAGGCGGGCTATGTCCGCCACCACCGCAAGAAGATCGCCTTCCTGTTCGCGGCCATGCGCCATTTCGCCGAAACCCTGCGGGCCGAGGGCTGGCGCGTCGCCTATGGCCGCTATGACGACCCGGAAACCGCCGGCTCGATCCCCGCCGAACTGGTGCGCAGGGCGGCCGAATACGGCGTGGAAACCGCCATCGCCACCGAATGCGGCGAATGGCGGCTGCGGGCTGCGCTGGCCGAGTGCCCGGTCCCGGTCGAGGTGCAGGCCGACGACCGCTTCCTCTGCCCGCGCGAGGATTTCGCCGCCTGGGCCAGGGGCCGCAAGCAGCTGCGGATGGAATATTTCTACCGCGACATGCGCCGCCGCACCGGCCTTCTGATGGAGGGGGACGACCCCGCCGGCGGGCAGTGGAACTACGACCACGACAACCGCAAGCCCGCCGACCGCGATCTCTTCATGCCGGCGCCGCCCCGCTTCGAGCCGGACGCCATCACCGAGGAGGTGCTGGACGTGGTGGAAAAGCACTTCCCCGACCATCCCGGCGATCTGCGGCCCTTCTGGTTCGCGGTGACGCCCGACCAGGCCCAGGCGGCGGCCGATGCCTTTTTCCGGGCGGCCCTGCCGCATTTCGGCGACTACCAGGACGCGATGCTGCGAGGCGAGAAGTTCCTCTATCACTCGGTTCTGTCGGCCTATCTGAACGCGGGCCTGCTCGACCCGCTCGACCTATGCCGCCGGGCGGAAGCCGAATGGCGCGCCGGCCGCGCGCCGCTCAACGCGGTCGAGGGGTATGTCCGCCAGATCCTTGGCTGGCGCGAATATGTGCGCGGCATCTACGACCTCGAGGGGCCGGATTACGTCAGCCGGAACCACCTGGACGCCCGCCGCGACCTGCCCGCCTTTTACTGGAACCCCGATGCCACCGACATGGCCTGCGTGAAGGCCGCCGTCGCCCAGACGATGGAAGAGGCCTATGCCCACCACATCCAGCGCCTGATGGTCACCGGCACTTTTGCCCTGATCGCGGGCGTGGACCCGCACCAGCTGCACGAATGGTATCTTGCCGTCTATGCCGACGCCTATGAATGGGTCGAGGCGCCGAACGTGATCGGCATGAGCCAGTTCGCCGATGGCGGGCTCCTGGGCTCGAAGCCCTACGCCGCCTCGGGCGCCTATGTGGACCGGATGTCGGATCACTGCGCGACCTGCGCCTATTTGGTCAAGGTCAAGCGCGGCAAGGGGGCCTGTCCCTTCAATCCGCTCTACTGGGATTTCCTGAACCGCAACCGCGAGAAACTCGCCCGCAACCCCCGGATGGCGCAGATGTACCGCACCTGGGATCGCATGTCGGACGAGAACCGGGCCGGAACGCTCGACAGCGCCGCCGACATCCTTGCCCGGCTGGACCGCGGCGCGCGGGTCTAG
- a CDS encoding cation:proton antiporter has translation MDIVVITAIIASLFLVIGLAEPLATRLRLPYSVILAVLGILIGSGAAFFLRTELTDALNPVAEAILNLPIRSNVFLYVFLPTLLFQATLGMNLRRMLDDWVPILVLAIVAVLVATLTIGYALHWASALPLAACLLVGAIVSTTDPSAVVGIFRSISAPRRLSRIIEGESLLNDAAAIALFGLFMGFVMAGVPNPSLTEAAARFPLLLLGGALVGWLVARIGIWLMEMLDRAILAQASVSVALPYLAFILSEQVAGASGVIAVVSAGLTLNLAGPGRLTPTTWTNLREIWDLLAHWAGALIFVLAALLIPRLLDGITLREFVQVGVVTLAAVLARAVILFGLLPLLQAARLSPVIERRYRVAILWGGLRGAVTLALALAVTESRLVPIEIKQQVGVLATGFTLFTLIVQGGTLRWVIRRLGLDRLSAMDTALSNQVIAVALQTVREDVASTTEQYGLARETVRSEAKRFAARLDAAVKAAEDSTQILDRDRITLGLIALAGAERDMVLELFHDRSVSARVADRALSEADRVIEGARTGGRVGYQRATRQILAYGRAIRAAAFLHNRLRIGGPLSRLTADRFEILVTQRLLLKDLHDFIEKRILRIHGRRVAELLHELLERREELVEQGLDGMRLQFPGYAEELERRLIRRTALRLEEREYDQLRADGLIGSELHGALLRKLAAMRAAEEARPKLDIAVHRDELVRQLPLFSDLEEGVLRQLRRGLVTRYVSAGEAILSKSVQARSVYFIASGAVELETAGQTWRLGRGEMFGQMGILTHRPRRTSVRAITPCTLLKLDEQRFLKLLRRSPALRAAVRESAEKRGIPIDQLGDVMDEAA, from the coding sequence ATGGACATCGTCGTCATCACCGCGATCATCGCGTCGCTGTTTCTGGTCATCGGCCTTGCAGAGCCGCTGGCCACGCGGCTGCGCCTGCCCTACAGCGTGATCCTTGCGGTGCTGGGCATCCTGATCGGCTCTGGCGCGGCGTTCTTCCTGCGCACCGAACTGACCGACGCCCTGAACCCGGTGGCCGAAGCGATCCTGAACCTGCCGATCCGGTCCAACGTCTTTCTCTATGTCTTTCTGCCGACACTGCTTTTCCAGGCCACGCTGGGGATGAACCTGCGGCGGATGCTGGACGACTGGGTGCCGATCCTGGTCCTTGCGATCGTGGCGGTGCTGGTCGCGACCCTGACCATCGGCTACGCCCTGCACTGGGCGAGCGCGTTACCGCTGGCGGCCTGCCTGCTGGTGGGGGCGATCGTCTCGACCACGGATCCCTCGGCGGTGGTGGGCATCTTCCGATCGATCTCGGCGCCGCGCCGGCTGTCCAGGATCATCGAGGGCGAGAGCCTGCTGAACGACGCCGCCGCCATCGCGCTGTTCGGCCTGTTCATGGGCTTCGTCATGGCGGGCGTTCCCAACCCCTCGCTGACCGAGGCCGCGGCGCGCTTTCCGCTGCTGCTGCTGGGGGGGGCGCTGGTGGGCTGGCTGGTCGCACGCATCGGCATCTGGCTGATGGAGATGCTGGACCGCGCGATCCTGGCGCAGGCATCGGTGTCGGTCGCGCTGCCCTATCTCGCCTTCATCCTGTCCGAGCAGGTCGCCGGCGCCTCTGGCGTGATCGCGGTGGTGTCGGCGGGGCTGACGCTGAATCTTGCCGGACCGGGGCGCCTGACGCCGACGACCTGGACCAACCTGCGCGAGATCTGGGACCTGCTGGCCCATTGGGCCGGGGCGCTGATCTTCGTGCTGGCGGCGCTGCTGATCCCGCGTCTTCTGGACGGGATCACGCTGCGAGAGTTCGTCCAGGTCGGTGTCGTGACGCTGGCCGCGGTCCTGGCGCGGGCGGTGATCCTGTTCGGGCTGTTGCCGCTGTTGCAGGCCGCGCGGCTGTCGCCGGTGATCGAACGGCGCTACCGGGTGGCAATCCTGTGGGGCGGGCTGCGCGGCGCGGTCACGCTGGCGCTGGCGCTGGCGGTGACCGAAAGCCGGCTGGTCCCCATCGAGATCAAGCAGCAGGTCGGCGTGCTGGCGACCGGCTTCACGCTGTTCACCCTGATCGTTCAGGGCGGCACGCTGCGCTGGGTGATCCGCCGGCTGGGGCTGGACCGGCTGTCGGCGATGGACACCGCGCTGTCGAACCAGGTCATCGCCGTGGCGCTTCAGACCGTGCGCGAGGACGTGGCCAGCACGACCGAACAATACGGCCTTGCGCGCGAGACGGTCCGGTCGGAGGCAAAGCGCTTCGCGGCGCGGCTGGACGCGGCCGTGAAGGCAGCCGAGGACAGCACCCAGATCCTCGACCGCGACCGCATCACGCTGGGGCTGATCGCGCTGGCCGGGGCCGAGCGCGACATGGTGCTGGAGCTGTTCCACGACCGTTCGGTTTCCGCCCGGGTCGCCGACCGCGCGCTATCGGAAGCCGACCGCGTGATCGAGGGCGCGCGCACCGGGGGCCGTGTCGGCTACCAGCGGGCGACGCGCCAGATCCTGGCCTATGGCCGCGCGATCCGCGCCGCCGCCTTCCTGCACAACCGGCTGCGCATCGGCGGGCCGCTGTCGCGGCTGACCGCCGACCGGTTCGAGATCCTTGTGACCCAGCGGCTGCTGCTGAAGGATCTGCACGACTTCATCGAAAAGCGCATCCTGCGCATCCATGGCCGGCGCGTGGCGGAACTGCTGCACGAATTGCTGGAGCGGCGCGAGGAACTGGTCGAGCAGGGGCTCGACGGGATGCGGCTGCAATTCCCCGGCTATGCCGAAGAGCTGGAGCGCCGGCTGATCCGCCGGACCGCCCTGCGGCTGGAGGAACGCGAATACGACCAGCTGCGCGCCGACGGGCTGATCGGGTCTGAACTGCACGGTGCGCTGCTGCGCAAGCTGGCTGCCATGCGCGCCGCCGAAGAGGCGCGCCCGAAGCTGGACATTGCCGTGCATCGCGACGAGCTGGTGCGCCAGCTGCCGCTGTTCTCGGACCTGGAGGAAGGCGTCCTGCGCCAGCTGCGCCGGGGGCTGGTCACAAGATACGTCTCGGCCGGCGAGGCGATACTCAGCAAGTCGGTTCAGGCGCGGTCGGTCTATTTCATCGCCTCCGGCGCGGTGGAGCTGGAAACGGCGGGCCAGACCTGGCGGCTGGGCCGGGGCGAGATGTTCGGCCAGATGGGTATCCTGACCCACAGGCCGCGCCGCACCAGCGTGCGCGCGATCACGCCCTGCACGCTTCTGAAGCTGGACGAACAGCGCTTTCTCAAGCTGCTGCGCCGCAGCCCCGCGCTGCGCGCCGCCGTCCGCGAAAGCGCCGAGAAGCGCGGTATCCCGATCGACCAGCTGGGCGACGTGATGGACGAGGCGGCCTAG
- a CDS encoding 2-isopropylmalate synthase has protein sequence MLKAVTLTASLLASSAALSQDGEIQTKQYETGGVYTGEFKDGKQHGQGTYVLPNGYEYDGQWVEGRIEGEGTARFPNGSVYTGQFVNGSPEGRGRIVFADGGTYEGEWVGGKINGTGIAVYANGVTYEGTFTDAVHDGEGVMTSPNGYRYEGGWLDGIKHGKGKITYPDGATYEGDIAQGVREGTGTLVMPDGLTYTGEWQGGQINGTGVLVQANGDRYEGALMNGQRHGEGVATYASGDVYEGEFLNDQRHGTGTFTGADGYRYEGQWVEGRIEGEGTATYPDGSVYVGQFADDVAHGTGTITYADGSSYEGEWANGTIEGKGIARYSNGMVYDGEFRNARNHGMGTMTYEDGFTYTGQWVDGLRQGEGTATYSDGTIYIGGFVAGQREGQGTITMTDGFTYSGGWKAGEIDGEGVATYPNGDRYEGFFAKGQRQGRGRMVYASGEVYDGYWARGEQATEEEAAAAAAEDSGSAPATEAQGN, from the coding sequence ATGTTGAAGGCCGTCACGCTGACCGCAAGCCTGCTGGCCTCGTCCGCCGCGCTGTCGCAGGACGGCGAAATCCAGACCAAGCAGTACGAGACCGGCGGCGTCTACACCGGCGAGTTCAAGGACGGCAAGCAGCACGGCCAGGGCACCTATGTGTTGCCCAACGGCTATGAATACGACGGCCAGTGGGTCGAGGGCCGGATCGAGGGCGAGGGCACGGCGCGCTTTCCCAACGGATCGGTCTATACCGGGCAGTTCGTGAACGGCTCGCCCGAAGGCAGGGGCCGGATCGTGTTTGCCGATGGCGGCACCTACGAGGGCGAGTGGGTCGGCGGCAAGATCAACGGCACCGGCATCGCGGTCTATGCCAACGGCGTGACCTACGAGGGTACCTTCACCGACGCCGTGCATGACGGCGAGGGGGTCATGACCTCTCCCAACGGGTACCGCTACGAGGGGGGCTGGCTGGACGGGATCAAGCACGGCAAGGGCAAGATCACCTATCCCGACGGCGCCACCTACGAGGGCGACATCGCGCAGGGCGTGCGCGAGGGGACGGGCACGCTGGTGATGCCCGACGGGCTGACCTATACCGGCGAGTGGCAGGGCGGCCAGATCAACGGCACCGGCGTGCTGGTGCAGGCGAATGGCGACCGCTACGAGGGGGCGCTCATGAACGGCCAGCGCCATGGCGAGGGGGTCGCGACCTATGCCTCGGGCGATGTCTATGAAGGGGAGTTCCTGAACGACCAGCGCCACGGGACGGGGACGTTCACCGGCGCGGACGGCTACCGCTACGAGGGCCAGTGGGTCGAGGGCCGGATCGAGGGCGAAGGCACGGCGACCTATCCGGACGGGTCGGTCTATGTCGGCCAGTTCGCGGACGACGTGGCCCACGGCACCGGGACGATCACCTATGCCGACGGGTCATCCTACGAAGGCGAGTGGGCCAACGGCACGATCGAGGGCAAGGGCATCGCCCGCTACAGCAACGGCATGGTCTATGACGGCGAGTTCCGCAACGCGCGCAACCACGGCATGGGAACGATGACCTACGAGGACGGGTTCACCTATACCGGCCAATGGGTCGATGGCCTGCGCCAGGGCGAGGGCACGGCCACCTATTCCGACGGCACGATCTATATCGGCGGCTTCGTGGCGGGCCAGCGCGAGGGCCAGGGCACGATCACCATGACCGACGGTTTCACCTACAGCGGCGGCTGGAAGGCCGGAGAGATCGACGGCGAGGGTGTCGCCACCTATCCCAACGGCGACCGCTACGAGGGCTTCTTCGCCAAGGGCCAGCGCCAGGGCCGGGGCCGGATGGTCTATGCCTCGGGCGAGGTCTATGACGGCTACTGGGCGCGCGGCGAACAGGCGACCGAGGAAGAGGCGGCCGCGGCGGCGGCCGAAGATTCGGGTTCGGCACCGGCAACCGAAGCCCAGGGCAACTGA
- a CDS encoding NAD+ synthase, producing MADRYRITLAQLNPTVGDLRGNAEKVIAAHDRAREAGSDLLALPEMFITGYQTQDLVMKPAFVRDVARVLADLAARCADGPDIAIGGPLMEGGKLYNAYFILRDGRVDGAARKHRLPNTDVFDEMRLYTPGPISGPFGMGPLRLGTPICEDSWHPDVAETMAESGADLLLVPNGSPYAREKIDERMGRMVARVIENDLPLIYLNMVGGQDDQVFDGGSFVLNRGGKLAVMLPVFDEAVVHVDFEHRPEGWVALDGLREVHPPLIEQDYRLMVEATRDYLRKSGFSRVLLGLSGGVDSALVAAIAADAIGPANVRCVMLPSDYTSGHSLEDAAAVARALGCPLDTVPITPAFAAVQQTLAPLFEGKPADLTEENMQSRLRGLMLMALSNKFGEMLLTTGNKSEVAVGYATIYGDMAGGYNPIKDLYKTRVFATCRWRNENHRPWMLAPEGVVIPPRVIEKPPSAELRPDQKDEDSLPPYEVLDAILELLVDRDASVADCVDAGFDRATVKQVERLIYLSEYKRFQAAPGARLTGRAFWLDRRYPIVNRWRDDG from the coding sequence ATGGCCGACAGGTATCGCATCACGCTGGCACAGCTGAATCCGACGGTGGGCGACCTGCGGGGCAATGCCGAAAAGGTGATCGCCGCGCATGACCGGGCGCGCGAGGCCGGGTCCGACCTGCTGGCGCTGCCCGAGATGTTCATTACCGGCTACCAGACGCAGGATCTGGTGATGAAGCCCGCCTTCGTGCGCGACGTGGCGCGCGTGCTGGCCGACCTTGCCGCCCGCTGCGCCGACGGACCCGACATCGCCATCGGCGGCCCGCTGATGGAGGGGGGCAAGCTCTACAACGCCTATTTCATCCTGCGGGACGGCCGCGTCGACGGGGCGGCGCGCAAGCATCGCCTGCCCAACACCGACGTGTTCGACGAGATGCGGCTCTACACCCCGGGGCCGATCTCGGGGCCCTTCGGCATGGGGCCGCTGCGATTGGGCACGCCCATCTGCGAGGACAGCTGGCACCCGGACGTGGCCGAGACGATGGCCGAAAGCGGCGCCGACCTGCTGCTGGTGCCCAATGGCTCGCCCTATGCGCGCGAGAAGATCGACGAGCGCATGGGCCGCATGGTCGCCCGCGTGATCGAGAACGACCTGCCGCTGATCTATCTCAACATGGTGGGCGGACAGGACGACCAGGTGTTCGACGGCGGCTCCTTCGTGCTGAACCGGGGCGGGAAGCTCGCCGTGATGCTGCCCGTGTTCGACGAGGCCGTCGTCCATGTCGATTTCGAACACCGGCCCGAGGGCTGGGTCGCGCTGGACGGCCTGCGCGAGGTGCATCCCCCGCTGATCGAGCAGGATTACCGCCTGATGGTCGAGGCGACGCGCGACTACCTGCGCAAGTCGGGCTTCTCCAGGGTGCTGCTCGGCCTGTCGGGGGGCGTGGACAGCGCGCTGGTCGCGGCCATCGCCGCCGACGCGATCGGGCCCGCCAACGTGCGCTGCGTGATGCTGCCATCGGACTACACCTCCGGGCACTCGCTCGAGGATGCGGCGGCGGTGGCGCGGGCGTTGGGCTGCCCGCTCGACACAGTGCCGATCACGCCGGCCTTTGCGGCCGTCCAGCAGACGCTCGCGCCGCTGTTCGAGGGGAAGCCTGCGGACCTGACCGAGGAGAACATGCAGTCCCGCCTGCGCGGGCTGATGCTGATGGCGCTGTCGAACAAGTTCGGCGAGATGCTGCTGACCACCGGCAACAAGTCCGAGGTGGCGGTCGGATATGCCACGATCTATGGCGACATGGCGGGCGGCTACAACCCGATCAAGGATCTCTACAAGACCCGCGTCTTTGCCACCTGCCGCTGGCGCAACGAGAACCACCGCCCCTGGATGCTGGCCCCCGAAGGCGTGGTGATCCCGCCGCGCGTGATCGAAAAGCCCCCCTCGGCCGAACTGCGCCCCGACCAGAAGGACGAGGACAGCCTGCCCCCCTACGAGGTGCTCGACGCCATTCTCGAACTGCTGGTGGATCGCGACGCCTCGGTCGCCGATTGCGTGGACGCGGGCTTCGATCGCGCTACCGTCAAGCAGGTGGAACGGCTGATCTATCTCTCGGAATACAAGCGTTTCCAGGCGGCCCCCGGCGCGCGCCTGACGGGTCGCGCCTTCTGGCTGGACCGCCGATATCCGATCGTCAACCGGTGGCGCGATGACGGCTGA
- a CDS encoding metallopeptidase family protein: MADGTHGKAPDLEAIETMAVAALEALPEPFRGAARAVALRIADWPEDEMLDELGIESPYELTGLYDGIPLTQKSVMDTPQGPDTVWLFRRPILDEWADRGDVGLGQLVGHVLVHELAHHFGWSDEDIAAIDPWWE; encoded by the coding sequence ATGGCGGACGGCACGCACGGAAAGGCCCCGGATCTGGAGGCGATCGAGACCATGGCCGTGGCCGCGCTGGAGGCGCTGCCCGAACCGTTCCGCGGCGCCGCGCGCGCGGTCGCGCTGCGCATCGCCGACTGGCCCGAGGACGAGATGCTGGACGAGTTGGGGATCGAGAGCCCCTACGAGCTGACCGGGCTTTACGACGGCATCCCGCTGACGCAGAAATCGGTGATGGACACGCCGCAGGGGCCCGACACGGTGTGGCTGTTCCGCCGCCCGATCCTGGACGAATGGGCGGATCGCGGCGATGTGGGGCTGGGGCAGCTGGTGGGCCATGTGCTGGTCCACGAGCTGGCGCATCACTTCGGCTGGTCGGACGAGGATATCGCCGCCATCGACCCCTGGTGGGAGTGA
- the gltX gene encoding glutamate--tRNA ligase, with translation MTVTRFAPSPTGYLHVGNLRTALFNWLIARKSGGTFILRIDDTDAERSREEYADAIRHDLEWLGLTWDREERQSARLDRYAQAADTLRAAGRLYEAFETPTELDLKRRKQLNMGRPPVYDRAALKLTDAERDRLRAERGGHWRFLLDQERIEWVDMILGPQSIDAASVSDPVLIRADGQLLYTLASVTDDMDMGVTHVVRGSDHVTNTATQIQILRALGAEPPVFGHHSLLTGPTGEALSKRLGTLSLRDLRAAGIEPMALVALMGRIGSGQPVEPVESLDALAAGFELSRFGAAPTKFDPEDLRALTARVIHARPYAEAAPALAAAGVPDALAPDFWDAVRENLSTLHDIAEWWALCRDGADPVIAEEDRAFVAEALALLPPRPWTDQTWGTWTNAVKQATGRKGRGLFMPLRLALTGRAHGPDMGRLMPLLQVVRAA, from the coding sequence ATGACCGTCACCCGTTTCGCCCCGTCGCCCACCGGCTACCTGCATGTCGGCAACCTGCGCACCGCGCTTTTCAACTGGCTGATCGCGCGCAAGTCGGGCGGCACCTTCATCCTGCGGATCGACGACACCGACGCCGAACGCTCGCGCGAGGAATATGCCGACGCGATCCGCCACGATCTGGAATGGCTGGGCCTGACCTGGGACCGCGAGGAACGCCAGTCGGCCCGCCTCGACCGCTATGCCCAGGCAGCCGACACGCTGCGCGCCGCGGGTCGCCTCTACGAGGCGTTCGAGACGCCGACGGAACTGGACCTCAAGCGCCGCAAGCAGCTGAACATGGGCCGCCCGCCGGTCTATGACCGCGCCGCCCTGAAGCTGACGGATGCCGAACGCGACCGCCTGCGCGCCGAACGCGGCGGTCATTGGCGCTTCCTGCTGGACCAGGAGCGGATCGAATGGGTCGACATGATCCTCGGCCCGCAGTCGATCGACGCGGCCAGCGTCTCGGACCCGGTGCTGATCCGTGCCGATGGCCAGCTGCTCTACACGCTTGCCTCCGTCACCGACGACATGGACATGGGCGTGACCCATGTGGTGCGCGGCTCGGACCACGTCACCAACACCGCGACCCAGATCCAGATCCTGCGCGCGCTGGGCGCCGAGCCGCCCGTCTTCGGGCATCATTCGCTGCTTACCGGCCCCACCGGCGAGGCGCTGTCCAAGCGGCTGGGCACCCTCAGCCTGCGCGACCTGCGCGCGGCCGGCATAGAGCCGATGGCGCTGGTGGCGCTGATGGGGCGGATCGGGTCGGGCCAGCCGGTGGAACCCGTCGAAAGCCTCGATGCGCTGGCGGCGGGGTTCGAGCTGTCGCGCTTCGGCGCCGCGCCCACCAAGTTCGACCCCGAGGATCTGCGCGCCCTGACCGCCCGCGTGATCCACGCCCGCCCCTATGCCGAGGCGGCCCCGGCGCTGGCGGCCGCCGGCGTGCCCGACGCCCTCGCCCCCGACTTCTGGGACGCGGTGCGCGAGAACCTTTCCACCCTGCACGACATCGCCGAGTGGTGGGCGCTCTGCCGCGACGGGGCCGATCCTGTGATCGCCGAAGAGGACCGCGCCTTCGTGGCCGAGGCGCTGGCCCTGCTGCCGCCCCGCCCCTGGACGGACCAGACCTGGGGCACCTGGACCAACGCCGTCAAGCAGGCCACGGGCCGCAAGGGCAGGGGCCTGTTCATGCCGCTGCGGCTGGCGCTGACGGGCCGCGCGCATGGCCCCGACATGGGCCGCCTGATGCCGCTTCTCCAGGTGGTGCGCGCCGCCTGA